One genomic region from Jiangella sp. DSM 45060 encodes:
- the deoC gene encoding deoxyribose-phosphate aldolase: MTLLDDARLSDIASSEASLRRFLHGLPGVDQTGAEARAATLATRSIKTTAKQYAIDLAISMIDLTTLEGQDTPGKVRALCAKALRPDPSDRTVPQVAAICVYPDLVATAVEALGGARRTVKVASVATGFPSGRTSLAVKEADTRDAVAAGADEVDMVIDRGAFLAGRYGAVFDEIVAVKQAAGDAHLKVILETGELATYDNVRRASWLAMLAGGDFIKTSTGKVAPAATLPVTLVMLEAVRDFREATGRQVGVKPAGGIRTSKDAIKYLVLVNETAGDDWLDPDWFRLGASSLLNDLLMQRQKLATGRYAGPDYFTLD, translated from the coding sequence GTGACCCTGCTCGACGACGCGCGCCTGTCCGACATCGCCTCCTCCGAGGCGTCGTTGCGCCGCTTCCTGCACGGCCTGCCGGGGGTCGACCAGACCGGCGCCGAGGCCCGGGCGGCCACGCTGGCCACGCGGTCCATCAAGACCACGGCCAAGCAGTACGCCATCGACCTCGCCATCTCGATGATCGATCTCACCACGCTGGAGGGCCAGGACACCCCGGGCAAGGTGCGGGCGCTGTGCGCCAAGGCGCTGCGCCCCGACCCGTCCGACCGCACGGTCCCCCAGGTCGCCGCCATCTGCGTCTACCCCGACCTCGTCGCCACGGCGGTGGAAGCGCTCGGCGGGGCCCGGAGGACGGTGAAGGTGGCCAGCGTCGCCACCGGGTTCCCGTCCGGGCGCACCAGCCTGGCGGTCAAGGAGGCCGACACCCGCGACGCGGTCGCGGCCGGCGCCGACGAGGTCGACATGGTCATCGACCGCGGCGCGTTCCTGGCCGGCCGCTACGGCGCGGTGTTCGACGAGATCGTCGCGGTCAAGCAGGCCGCCGGCGACGCCCACCTCAAGGTCATCCTCGAGACCGGTGAGCTCGCGACCTACGACAACGTCAGAAGGGCGTCGTGGCTGGCCATGCTGGCCGGCGGCGACTTCATCAAGACCAGCACCGGCAAGGTCGCGCCGGCCGCCACGCTGCCCGTCACGCTGGTCATGCTCGAGGCGGTCCGCGACTTCCGCGAGGCCACCGGCCGCCAGGTCGGGGTGAAGCCGGCCGGCGGCATCCGCACCAGCAAGGACGCCATCAAGTACCTGGTCCTGGTCAACGAGACCGCGGGCGACGACTGGCTCGACCCCGACTGGTTCCGGCTCGGCGCGTCCAGCCTGCTCAACGACCTGCTCATGCAGCGGCA
- the hisD gene encoding histidinol dehydrogenase, whose translation MLTLKDRSAAVDRSAEAAAVTATVASMLAEIEAGGDAAVRKYSEQLDSWSPSSFRLTGEEIERIVATVPEQALADIRFAQAQVRGFAERQLASMHEFEVETLPGVRLGQKHLPIASVGAYIPGGRYPLTASAHMTIVTAKVAGVPRVAACTPPIRGEIPAATIAAMSLAGADEIYLLGGVQAIGTLALGTETVPPVDLIAGPGNAYVAEAKKQLYGRVGLDLFAGPTEILVLADETADPFTVAVDLLSQAEHGPDSPAVLITTSEELAQAAMAHVEEILPGMPTKDMAEPAWRNHGEVHVAASLDEAYALVDERAFEHVEVLTADPRAALDRLHNYGSLFLGSLTTVSYGDKVIGTNHVLPTRGAARYTGGLWVGKYLKTVTYQEITDPASSALLGEVCGRASRVELFEGHARSGDIRFAAHTGGSLPWTDHAFGAVRD comes from the coding sequence ATGCTGACGCTCAAGGATCGTTCCGCCGCCGTGGACCGCAGCGCCGAGGCCGCCGCCGTCACCGCCACCGTCGCGAGCATGCTGGCCGAGATCGAGGCCGGGGGCGACGCCGCCGTCCGGAAGTACTCCGAGCAACTGGACTCCTGGTCGCCGTCGTCGTTCCGGCTGACCGGCGAGGAGATCGAGCGGATCGTCGCGACGGTGCCGGAGCAGGCGCTGGCGGACATCCGGTTCGCGCAGGCACAGGTGCGCGGGTTCGCCGAACGGCAGCTGGCGTCGATGCACGAGTTCGAGGTCGAGACGCTGCCGGGCGTGCGCCTCGGGCAGAAGCACCTGCCGATCGCGTCCGTCGGCGCCTACATCCCGGGCGGGCGCTACCCGCTGACCGCGTCGGCGCACATGACGATCGTGACGGCGAAGGTGGCCGGCGTGCCGCGGGTGGCGGCCTGCACGCCGCCGATCCGCGGCGAGATCCCCGCTGCGACGATCGCGGCGATGTCGCTGGCCGGCGCGGACGAGATCTACCTGCTCGGCGGCGTCCAGGCCATCGGCACGCTGGCGCTGGGCACCGAGACCGTCCCGCCGGTCGACCTCATCGCCGGGCCGGGCAACGCCTACGTCGCCGAGGCGAAGAAGCAGCTCTACGGCCGCGTCGGGCTGGACCTGTTCGCCGGGCCGACGGAGATCCTGGTGCTCGCCGACGAGACCGCCGACCCGTTCACCGTCGCCGTCGACCTGTTGTCGCAGGCCGAGCACGGGCCGGACTCGCCCGCCGTCCTCATCACGACCAGCGAGGAACTGGCCCAGGCGGCGATGGCACACGTCGAGGAGATCCTGCCCGGCATGCCGACGAAGGACATGGCCGAGCCGGCCTGGCGCAATCACGGCGAGGTGCACGTCGCCGCCTCGCTGGACGAGGCGTACGCGCTGGTCGACGAGCGTGCGTTCGAGCACGTCGAGGTGCTGACGGCGGACCCGCGGGCGGCGCTGGACCGGCTGCACAACTACGGCAGCCTGTTCCTCGGGTCGCTGACGACGGTGTCGTACGGCGACAAGGTCATCGGCACCAACCACGTGCTGCCGACGCGCGGCGCGGCCCGCTACACCGGCGGACTGTGGGTCGGGAAGTACCTCAAGACCGTCACGTACCAGGAGATCACCGACCCGGCGTCCAGCGCGCTGCTCGGCGAGGTGTGCGGTCGCGCGTCGCGGGTCGAGCTGTTCGAGGGGCACGCCCGCTCCGGCGACATCCGTTTCGCCGCGCACACCGGCGGGTCCTTGCCGTGGACCGACCACGCGTTCGGGGCCGTGCGAGACTGA
- a CDS encoding LacI family DNA-binding transcriptional regulator, whose translation MASGRPPTSVDVARAAGTSQATVSRALNGGRVAAATRDRILAISRELGYTPNAAARSMVTSRTGLVGVVVSDLTNPFYPEFLDEIAACLGARRQHMVLQNAGDSVELLLQQRVDGIVFTAAVEGSAAVADLVARRFPVVLANRVVDAACDTVEGDHPAGAAAVVDHLAGLGHRRIAVLAGLPGASTSARRLAGIRSRLSSLGLPVADVVETGFDYARAVAAATSLLTGSSPPTAIVGLNDQVAFAALNAAAALGVAVPAQLSVAGFDDVRQASWPTIGLTTVRQPQAAMAARSVALLNERIDDPALPPRHEVLPAELVVRTTTGPA comes from the coding sequence ATGGCCTCTGGACGTCCTCCCACCAGCGTCGACGTCGCGCGAGCGGCGGGCACATCGCAGGCGACGGTGTCGCGGGCGCTCAACGGCGGGCGGGTCGCGGCGGCCACCCGCGACCGCATCCTGGCCATCAGCCGCGAGCTCGGCTACACCCCCAATGCGGCGGCGCGGTCGATGGTGACCAGCCGGACCGGCCTGGTCGGCGTCGTCGTGTCTGACCTCACCAACCCGTTCTACCCGGAGTTCCTGGACGAGATCGCCGCCTGCCTCGGCGCCCGGCGCCAGCACATGGTGCTGCAGAACGCCGGCGACTCGGTGGAACTGCTGCTGCAGCAACGCGTCGACGGCATCGTGTTCACCGCCGCGGTCGAGGGGTCCGCGGCGGTGGCCGACCTGGTGGCGCGCCGGTTCCCGGTGGTGCTGGCCAACCGGGTCGTCGACGCCGCCTGCGACACCGTCGAGGGCGACCACCCGGCCGGCGCCGCCGCCGTCGTCGACCACCTGGCCGGGCTGGGGCACCGGCGCATCGCGGTGCTGGCCGGGCTGCCCGGCGCGAGCACGTCGGCGCGGCGGCTGGCCGGGATCCGCTCGCGGCTGTCGTCGCTCGGCCTGCCGGTGGCGGACGTCGTCGAGACCGGGTTCGACTACGCCCGCGCCGTGGCGGCGGCGACGTCGCTGCTGACCGGGTCGTCGCCGCCCACCGCGATCGTCGGGCTGAACGACCAGGTCGCGTTCGCCGCCCTCAACGCGGCCGCCGCGCTGGGCGTCGCGGTGCCGGCCCAGCTGTCCGTCGCCGGCTTCGACGACGTCCGCCAGGCGTCGTGGCCGACGATCGGGCTGACGACGGTGCGCCAGCCGCAGGCCGCGATGGCCGCCCGCTCCGTCGCGCTGCTGAACGAGCGCATCGACGACCCCGCGCTGCCGCCGCGGCACGAGGTGCTGCCGGCCGAGCTCGTCGTGCGCACGACGACCGGGCCGGCGTAG
- a CDS encoding phosphotransferase family protein produces MQEVEVVVAHRERTTLRVGDVFLKVDADPARLEVEVEAMALAPVPTPRVLWHEPPVLALAALPGTALGVLGEPSPASSAAWAAAGAAARRLHEAPLPPWPGRGPERDATGLDDECEWLVANGVLPADLVRRNREVAEAAFRPWTPVFSHGDFQLTHVFVDGDEVTGVLDWSEAGRGDPMFDLATLTLGHEEHLDDVVAGYGTDVDFDVIRAWWSLRSLLNIRWLFEHGFDPAMPGGEIDVLRAAAG; encoded by the coding sequence GTGCAGGAGGTCGAGGTCGTCGTCGCGCATCGGGAGCGGACGACGTTGCGGGTGGGCGACGTGTTCCTGAAGGTCGACGCCGATCCGGCCCGGCTCGAGGTCGAGGTCGAGGCGATGGCCCTCGCGCCCGTCCCCACACCACGGGTCCTGTGGCACGAGCCGCCCGTGCTCGCCCTCGCCGCGCTCCCCGGAACAGCGCTCGGCGTCCTCGGCGAACCGTCGCCCGCCTCGTCGGCGGCGTGGGCCGCGGCCGGCGCCGCCGCGCGGAGGCTGCACGAGGCGCCGCTGCCGCCGTGGCCGGGCCGGGGTCCCGAGCGCGACGCGACCGGCCTCGACGACGAGTGCGAGTGGCTGGTCGCGAACGGCGTCCTCCCCGCCGACCTGGTCAGGCGCAACCGCGAGGTCGCCGAGGCCGCGTTCCGGCCGTGGACGCCGGTGTTCTCGCACGGCGACTTCCAGCTCACGCACGTGTTCGTCGACGGCGACGAGGTCACCGGCGTGCTCGACTGGTCCGAGGCGGGCCGGGGCGACCCCATGTTCGACCTCGCCACTCTGACGCTCGGCCACGAGGAACACCTCGACGACGTCGTCGCGGGCTACGGCACGGACGTCGACTTCGACGTGATCCGCGCGTGGTGGTCGCTGCGCAGCCTGCTGAACATCCGCTGGCTGTTCGAACACGGCTTCGACCCGGCGATGCCGGGCGGCGAGATCGACGTGCTGCGCGCCGCCGCAGGGTGA
- a CDS encoding DUF1707 domain-containing protein, with product MSTDEPDRRLLRVSHADRDRMVELLRDAAADGRLDTSELEERVERALRARTFADLEPLTEDLPVAAPAPPAVPDTTLVPADDVVRWQAAGQRFRREGAWTVPPVVELGLIGGSARLDYTQALLPEGGRSTLRLSTSGSRVRLTVPPGVAVDLSDLAATGSRVRDHAARRAAPGVVTHVITVTGTMYGGSLRVDPSGS from the coding sequence ATGAGCACCGACGAGCCCGACCGCCGCCTGCTGCGCGTCTCGCACGCCGACCGCGACCGGATGGTCGAGCTCCTCCGCGACGCGGCGGCCGACGGGCGGCTGGACACGTCCGAACTGGAGGAACGGGTCGAGCGGGCGCTCCGTGCGCGGACCTTCGCCGACCTGGAGCCGTTGACGGAGGACCTCCCGGTGGCGGCTCCCGCGCCGCCGGCGGTCCCCGACACCACGCTCGTCCCGGCCGACGACGTGGTCCGGTGGCAGGCCGCCGGCCAGCGGTTCCGCCGCGAGGGCGCCTGGACGGTGCCGCCGGTCGTCGAGCTCGGCCTGATCGGCGGCTCGGCGCGGCTGGACTACACCCAGGCGCTGCTGCCGGAGGGCGGGCGGAGCACGCTGCGCCTCTCGACGTCCGGTTCGCGCGTGCGGCTGACCGTGCCGCCGGGTGTGGCGGTGGACCTCAGCGACCTCGCCGCGACCGGCAGCCGGGTCCGCGACCACGCCGCCCGGCGGGCCGCGCCGGGCGTGGTGACCCACGTCATCACCGTCACCGGCACCATGTACGGCGGCAGCCTCCGCGTCGACCCGTCCGGCTCCTAG
- a CDS encoding phospho-sugar mutase, which translates to MTDVLEQARAWLADDPDPATRAELQTVLDAAATGDDAATADLADRFTGILQFGTAGLRGAIGAGPNRMNRAVVIRAAAGLAAYLLAARTPVNGARHRVVIGYDARYRSFDFATDTAAVLTAAGIEALVLPRLLPTPVLAFSVRRLSADAGVMVTASHNPPQDNGYKVYLGGPDGGSQLVAPADAEIAAHIDAVTSVASVPRAPDGWAEIGEDVVTAYLASAAGVAAPGGPRDLRIVHTSLHGVGGVTAGEALIRAGFTDLHTVAEQAEPDPDFPTVAFPNPEEPGAIDLALALAQRVEADIVIANDPDADRCAVALPARSGDGWAMLHGDEVGALLGEHLAARGRTGVLANSIVSSRLLGRIAAAHGLPHAETLTGFKWISRVPGLTYGYEEALGYCVDPESVRDKDGISAAVLVAELAASTSAAGRTLWDVLDDLAVAHGLHATDQLSVRVEDLSLIAAAMARLRSAPPSSLAGSPVVTADDLLAGDGGLPPTDGLRYVTADSTRVVVRPSGTEPKLKCYLEVVVPVADGDVPAARTTARDRLAAVRTDLGSALGLPS; encoded by the coding sequence ATGACCGACGTGCTCGAGCAGGCCCGCGCCTGGCTGGCCGACGACCCCGACCCGGCCACCCGGGCGGAGCTGCAGACGGTGCTCGACGCCGCCGCGACCGGCGACGACGCCGCGACCGCGGACCTCGCCGACCGGTTCACCGGCATCCTCCAGTTCGGCACGGCCGGGCTGCGCGGCGCCATCGGCGCGGGCCCGAACCGCATGAACCGCGCCGTCGTCATCCGCGCCGCCGCGGGGCTGGCCGCGTACCTGCTGGCGGCCCGCACCCCGGTGAACGGCGCCCGGCACCGCGTCGTCATCGGCTACGACGCCCGGTACCGCTCCTTCGACTTCGCCACCGACACCGCCGCCGTGCTGACCGCGGCCGGCATCGAGGCGCTGGTACTGCCGCGGCTACTGCCGACACCGGTGCTGGCGTTCTCGGTGCGGCGGCTGTCCGCCGACGCCGGGGTCATGGTGACGGCCAGCCACAACCCGCCCCAGGACAACGGCTACAAGGTGTACCTCGGTGGTCCCGACGGCGGCTCGCAGCTGGTCGCGCCGGCCGACGCCGAGATCGCCGCACACATCGACGCCGTCACGTCCGTCGCGTCGGTGCCGCGGGCGCCGGACGGCTGGGCCGAGATCGGCGAGGACGTCGTGACGGCCTACCTCGCCTCCGCCGCCGGGGTGGCCGCGCCGGGCGGGCCGCGCGACCTGCGCATCGTCCACACGTCGCTGCACGGGGTCGGCGGCGTCACCGCCGGCGAGGCGCTGATCCGGGCCGGCTTCACCGATCTGCACACCGTCGCCGAGCAGGCCGAGCCCGACCCCGACTTCCCCACCGTCGCGTTCCCCAACCCGGAGGAGCCGGGCGCCATCGACCTCGCGCTGGCGCTGGCGCAGCGCGTCGAGGCGGACATCGTCATCGCGAACGACCCGGACGCCGACCGGTGCGCCGTCGCCTTGCCCGCGCGTTCCGGCGACGGCTGGGCCATGCTGCACGGCGACGAGGTCGGCGCGCTGCTCGGCGAACACCTCGCGGCGCGAGGGCGCACGGGTGTGCTGGCCAACTCGATCGTGTCGTCGCGGCTGCTCGGGCGCATCGCCGCGGCGCACGGGCTGCCGCACGCCGAGACGCTGACCGGCTTCAAGTGGATCTCGCGGGTGCCCGGCCTGACGTACGGCTACGAGGAGGCGCTCGGCTACTGCGTCGACCCCGAGTCGGTGCGCGACAAGGACGGCATATCGGCGGCCGTGCTGGTGGCCGAGCTGGCCGCGTCGACGTCCGCGGCGGGACGGACGCTGTGGGACGTGCTCGACGACCTCGCGGTGGCGCATGGCCTGCACGCGACCGACCAGCTCTCCGTCCGCGTCGAGGACCTGTCGCTGATCGCCGCCGCGATGGCCCGGCTGCGCTCGGCGCCGCCCTCGTCGCTGGCCGGGTCCCCCGTCGTCACGGCAGACGACCTGCTGGCCGGCGACGGCGGGCTGCCGCCGACCGACGGCCTGCGCTACGTCACCGCCGACTCCACCCGCGTCGTCGTCCGGCCGAGCGGCACCGAGCCGAAGCTCAAGTGCTACCTCGAGGTCGTGGTCCCGGTCGCTGACGGAGACGTGCCGGCGGCGCGGACGACCGCCCGCGACCGGCTGGCCGCCGTCCGCACCGACCTCGGCTCGGCGCTCGGGCTGCCGTCATGA
- a CDS encoding BTAD domain-containing putative transcriptional regulator yields the protein MQVSILGPVRVGAAGEIPGAGVRALLARLALAPGRVVGVETIVDDLWAGPPANPANAVQAAASRLRKALNGHPVTVEAAAGGYRLAVGRDDVDAAVADALLAGATAALRDGDPAAAAAASGQALGLWRGEPLADVGDAPFAPAEAVRLATLRLDLRRTRIEADLRRGAHADLPAELAALVDDHPLDEALLGQLMRALVATGRPAEALAAYEDGRERMAEAFGADPGPQLRDVHLAVLTHDRAALRLGPSPLIATAAPGPPGPPGGPELAGPGRPRLRRSATPLLGRDDELARVEALLDDARLVTLLGPGGVGKTRFATELGLRRQDRTGRPVHLVELAGLRDDADVLPAVLAAVGLREVSLVDRAGYPLSRTPIERLRDLLADSDALIVVDNCEHLVDAVAQVVHEIVTASAEVRVLATSRTPLAVDGEVVHPLPALALPPDGAGPLDYPAVRLFHDRARAARPSARLDPDVVTEICRHLDGLPLAIELAAAKVRSMSVEQLAARLDDRFGLLVGGPRSAPERHRTLLAVVRWSWELLDPAEQAVLRRLAVLPVGADAVTAAAVCGFGDVDADAVEAALAGLADQSLLVVDESGGAVRFRLLETVREFADAELDAAGERAATMARLVAWAAGLALRAEPNLRGRGQVTWFGVLAAEHDNLVAGLRAAIDTGDTRSAYTIAVTMCWYWAALGLHFEVAGWGEQLIALDGPADPSTAAVLYAIMIPNSLVAGPTRMGVRYIRRLRRLVRGDAGLSPLARAFGELVLAAMNGRPAALQRASASVEAAGDPWARSMAALFFSILADNEGERGESRRLAQEARTGFAAVGDRWGVAMTSMTLGLTEAADGDGATAIELLDEAVRSFDILGIREDGRQVQLLRAIVLVRSGQVSRGVAELTALQERYPHDPEVVTMAEAGLAEAAARMGDAVSMLAHYDVAVAAARSEEIGGPPQLRVMALAGAALARLRVGRDDVDDLLTDAYRLAVADGDRPVIGVVAVAYGRLALVRGDGGRGARLIALGRRVGAVELLGDVRHPAFAELPEPDEQLLAAERERVHDLPGVAVVREIGTLLRP from the coding sequence ATGCAGGTCTCCATCCTCGGACCGGTGCGCGTCGGCGCCGCCGGTGAGATCCCGGGCGCGGGCGTGCGCGCGCTGCTCGCGCGGCTGGCCCTGGCGCCGGGCCGGGTCGTCGGGGTCGAGACCATCGTCGACGACCTGTGGGCCGGGCCGCCCGCCAACCCGGCCAACGCCGTGCAGGCGGCGGCGTCGCGGCTGCGCAAGGCGCTGAACGGGCACCCGGTGACGGTCGAGGCGGCGGCCGGCGGGTACCGGCTCGCGGTCGGCCGCGACGACGTCGACGCCGCCGTGGCCGACGCGCTGCTGGCCGGTGCGACGGCGGCGCTGCGCGACGGCGATCCCGCGGCGGCGGCCGCGGCGTCCGGCCAGGCCCTGGGCCTGTGGCGGGGCGAGCCGCTGGCCGACGTCGGCGACGCGCCGTTCGCGCCGGCCGAGGCGGTCCGGCTGGCCACGCTGCGGCTGGACCTGCGCCGCACCCGCATCGAGGCCGACCTGCGCCGGGGCGCCCACGCCGACCTCCCGGCCGAGCTGGCCGCGCTGGTCGACGACCACCCGCTGGACGAGGCGCTGCTCGGCCAGCTGATGCGGGCGCTGGTCGCGACCGGACGACCGGCCGAGGCGCTGGCCGCGTACGAGGACGGCCGGGAGCGCATGGCCGAGGCGTTCGGCGCCGACCCCGGCCCGCAGCTGCGCGACGTCCACCTGGCGGTGCTGACGCACGACCGCGCGGCGCTGCGGCTCGGCCCGTCGCCGCTGATCGCGACGGCCGCACCCGGCCCGCCCGGCCCGCCCGGCGGGCCGGAGCTGGCCGGGCCCGGCCGCCCCCGGCTGCGCCGCTCCGCGACCCCGCTGCTCGGCCGCGACGACGAGCTGGCCCGGGTCGAGGCGCTGCTCGACGACGCCCGGCTGGTCACGCTGCTGGGCCCGGGCGGCGTCGGCAAGACCCGGTTCGCCACCGAGCTGGGGCTGCGGCGGCAGGACCGCACCGGCCGCCCGGTGCACCTCGTCGAGCTGGCCGGTCTGCGCGACGACGCCGACGTGCTGCCCGCCGTGCTGGCCGCGGTCGGCCTGCGCGAGGTCAGCCTGGTCGACCGCGCCGGGTACCCGCTGTCGCGGACGCCGATCGAGCGGCTGCGCGACCTGCTGGCCGACAGCGACGCGCTGATCGTCGTCGACAACTGCGAGCACCTGGTCGACGCCGTCGCGCAGGTCGTGCACGAGATCGTGACGGCGTCGGCGGAGGTCCGCGTGCTGGCCACCAGCCGCACCCCGCTCGCCGTCGACGGCGAGGTCGTGCACCCGCTGCCCGCGCTGGCGCTGCCGCCCGACGGCGCCGGCCCGCTCGACTACCCGGCGGTGCGGCTGTTCCACGACCGCGCCCGGGCGGCCCGCCCGTCCGCCCGGCTGGACCCCGATGTCGTCACGGAGATCTGCCGGCACCTCGACGGCCTGCCGCTGGCCATCGAGCTGGCCGCGGCGAAGGTGCGATCGATGTCGGTGGAGCAGCTGGCCGCCCGCCTCGACGACCGGTTCGGGCTGCTGGTCGGTGGCCCGCGGTCGGCTCCGGAGCGGCACCGCACGCTGCTCGCCGTGGTCCGGTGGAGCTGGGAGCTGCTGGACCCCGCCGAGCAGGCGGTGCTGCGCCGCCTGGCCGTGCTGCCCGTCGGCGCCGACGCCGTCACCGCGGCCGCCGTCTGCGGGTTCGGCGACGTCGACGCCGACGCCGTCGAGGCCGCCCTGGCCGGGCTGGCCGACCAATCGCTGCTGGTCGTCGACGAGTCCGGCGGCGCGGTGCGGTTCCGGCTGCTCGAGACCGTCCGCGAGTTCGCCGACGCCGAGCTCGACGCGGCCGGCGAACGCGCCGCGACGATGGCCCGGCTGGTCGCCTGGGCCGCCGGCCTCGCGCTGCGGGCCGAGCCGAACCTGCGCGGCCGCGGCCAGGTGACGTGGTTCGGCGTGCTGGCCGCCGAGCACGACAACCTGGTCGCCGGGCTGCGCGCCGCCATCGACACCGGCGACACCCGGTCGGCGTACACCATCGCGGTGACGATGTGCTGGTACTGGGCCGCGCTGGGCCTGCACTTCGAGGTGGCCGGCTGGGGCGAGCAGCTGATCGCGCTGGACGGGCCGGCCGACCCCAGCACCGCCGCGGTCCTGTACGCCATCATGATCCCGAACTCGCTGGTCGCCGGGCCGACGCGCATGGGGGTGCGGTACATCAGGCGGCTGCGCCGCCTCGTCCGCGGCGACGCCGGGCTGAGCCCGCTGGCGCGGGCCTTCGGCGAGCTCGTGCTCGCCGCGATGAACGGCCGCCCGGCCGCGCTGCAGCGGGCGTCCGCGAGCGTCGAGGCGGCGGGCGACCCGTGGGCGCGGTCCATGGCGGCGCTGTTCTTCAGCATCCTGGCCGACAACGAGGGCGAACGGGGCGAGTCGCGCCGGCTGGCGCAGGAGGCGCGGACCGGCTTCGCGGCGGTCGGCGACCGGTGGGGCGTGGCGATGACCTCGATGACCCTCGGGCTGACGGAGGCCGCCGACGGCGACGGCGCCACCGCCATCGAGCTGCTGGACGAGGCCGTGCGCAGCTTCGACATCCTCGGCATCCGCGAGGACGGCCGCCAGGTGCAGCTGCTGCGCGCGATCGTGCTCGTCCGCTCCGGTCAGGTCTCGCGCGGCGTCGCCGAGCTGACCGCGTTGCAGGAGCGCTACCCGCACGACCCCGAGGTCGTCACCATGGCCGAGGCCGGGCTGGCCGAGGCCGCGGCGCGCATGGGCGACGCCGTGTCCATGCTGGCGCACTACGACGTCGCGGTCGCGGCGGCGCGGTCGGAGGAGATCGGCGGGCCGCCGCAGCTGCGGGTCATGGCGCTGGCCGGCGCGGCACTGGCCCGGCTGCGGGTCGGCCGCGACGACGTCGACGACCTGCTCACCGACGCGTACCGGCTGGCGGTCGCCGACGGCGACCGGCCGGTCATCGGCGTGGTCGCGGTCGCCTACGGCCGGCTGGCCCTCGTCCGCGGCGACGGCGGCCGCGGGGCCCGGCTGATCGCGCTCGGCCGCCGCGTCGGCGCCGTCGAGCTGCTGGGCGACGTCCGCCACCCGGCGTTCGCCGAGCTCCCCGAACCCGACGAGCAGCTGCTGGCGGCCGAGCGCGAGCGCGTCCACGACCTCCCCGGCGTCGCCGTCGTGCGGGAGATCGGGACGCTGCTCCGCCCGTGA
- a CDS encoding ABC transporter permease: protein MTTTTETRAVERPASSVAARVERPQPPSALSASLTLGWRSVLKIRRIPEQLFDVTFQPVIFIVMFVYLFGGAVSGSTQQYLQFVLPGILVQTVVMASLYTGISLNTDIGKGIFDRFRSLPIWRPAALVGALLADSIRYVVAAVVCLGVGMAMGFRPDGTALDVVAAVLLVLVFAFSLSWIFAFLGLVMRSAGAVQGVSMLAMFPLTFASNVFVDPSTMPGWLRAWVDVNPVSHLVTAVRGLMAGAPEAGAIGWSLIGCAALVAVFAPLTVRAYRRKA from the coding sequence ATGACCACCACCACCGAAACCCGTGCCGTCGAGCGGCCGGCCAGCAGCGTCGCCGCCCGGGTGGAGCGCCCGCAGCCGCCGAGCGCGCTGTCGGCCAGCCTGACGCTGGGCTGGCGCAGTGTGCTGAAGATCCGGCGCATCCCGGAGCAGCTGTTCGACGTGACGTTCCAGCCGGTGATCTTCATCGTGATGTTCGTCTACCTGTTCGGCGGCGCCGTCTCCGGCAGCACGCAGCAGTACCTGCAGTTCGTGCTGCCCGGCATCCTCGTGCAGACCGTCGTGATGGCGTCGCTGTACACCGGCATCTCGCTGAACACCGACATCGGCAAGGGCATCTTCGACCGGTTCCGCTCGCTGCCGATCTGGCGGCCGGCCGCGCTGGTCGGCGCGCTGCTGGCCGACAGCATCCGCTACGTCGTGGCGGCGGTCGTCTGCCTCGGCGTCGGCATGGCGATGGGCTTCCGGCCGGACGGCACCGCGCTCGACGTGGTCGCCGCCGTGCTGCTGGTGCTGGTGTTCGCGTTCTCGCTGAGCTGGATCTTCGCCTTCCTCGGGCTGGTCATGCGCTCGGCCGGCGCGGTGCAGGGCGTCAGCATGCTGGCGATGTTCCCGCTGACGTTCGCCAGCAACGTGTTCGTCGACCCGTCGACGATGCCCGGCTGGCTGCGCGCGTGGGTCGACGTCAACCCGGTGTCGCACCTGGTCACCGCGGTGCGCGGGCTGATGGCCGGCGCTCCGGAGGCGGGCGCGATCGGGTGGTCGCTGATCGGCTGCGCGGCCCTGGTCGCGGTGTTCGCGCCGCTCACCGTCCGGGCCTACCGCCGCAAGGCCTGA